The following are encoded together in the Tripterygium wilfordii isolate XIE 37 chromosome 3, ASM1340144v1, whole genome shotgun sequence genome:
- the LOC119992217 gene encoding solute carrier family 40 member 2-like isoform X1, which translates to MVREAAHDQEQPLLQPHQSPSLNDLPFPSFLIDYLYAGHFLARWGARTWEFSVGLYMISVWPDSLLLAAIYGVIESASTALFGSIIGELLDRLSYVKVLRLWLVTQNLSFIIAGVAVTVLLICSTLRSTNFGAFILLIIVTNISGAVGVLSTLAGTILVEREWVVVISEGHSPELLTKMNYIIRRIDLTCKLLAPIVTSFIISFVSLKASAIALALWNIISVWVEYWLFLSVLGGIPALGESSQKRLLRLSPTNVEDSSSTSDMRKSLLPHDEGSLAVVEKRGGWKIIERFSKVPFVGAWIVYLQQDVVLPGVSLALLYFTVLSFGILMIAALEWNGIPAYVIGIARGISATIGIGATVAYPVLHSHISTLRTGLWSIWSQWACLLVCVASILVKNNILSAYMLMGGVAASRLGLWMFDLSVIQQMQDDVPESDRCIVGGVQNSLQSYLDLLGYVMGIIISNPQDFWKLILISFLASTLAALLYTLHMYRVRKHLIHFEKLVMVFKWSLRSSEIATAN; encoded by the exons ATGGTTAGAGAGGCAGCCCATGACCAAGAACAACCACTATTGCAACCACATCAGAGTCCTTCTTTGAATgaccttcctttcccttcctttctcATCGATTACTTGTATGCAGGACACTTCTTAGCCAGATGGGGTGCCAg AACTTGGGAATTCTCTGTTGGTTTATACATGATAAGTGTTTGGCCAGATTCTTTACTCCTTGCTGCAATTTATGGCGTCATCGAATCTGCCTCTACTGCTTTGTTTGGTTCTATCATCGGAGAATTGTTGGATAGGTTATCATATGTAAAG GTTCTCAGACTTTGGTTGGTGACCCAGAATCTCTCCTTTATAATTGCTGGAGTCGCAGTCACTGTGTTACTAATCTGCTCAACTCTGAGGTCGACAAATTTTGGAGCATTCATCCTACTTATCATAGTAACCAACATTTCAGGAGCGGTTGGTGTGCTTTCTACTCTAGCTGGAACCATCTTAGTAGAAAGAGAATG GGTGGTAGTGATATCAGAAGGCCATTCTCCTGAATTACTGACAAAGATGAATTATATTATCAGACGAATTGATTTAACTTGCAAGCTCCTCGCTCCAATCGTTACTAGCTTCATTATCAGCTTTGTATCACTTAAAGCCTCTGCCATAGCTCTGGCACTATGGAATATAATATCAGTGTGGGTGGAGTATTGGCTCTTCCTATCTGTACTTGGCGGGATTCCAGCTTTAGGAGAAAGCAGCCAGAAGAGGCTCTTGAGACTCTCTCCAACCAATGTAGAAGACAGTTCATCCACGTCTGACATGAGGAAGAGCTTACTTCCTCATGATGAAGGAAGTTTGGCAGTGGTAGAAAAAAGAGGGGGATGGAAAATCATAGAAAGGTTTTCGAAAGTCCCCTTTGTGGGTGCGTGGATTGTGTATCTACAACAAGATGTTGTGCTTCCTGGTGTTTCTCTGGCTTTATTATATTTCACAGTCCTCAG CTTTGGAATTTTGATGATAGCTGCCTTAGAGTGGAATGGAATACCTGCATATGTCATTGGAATAGCACGCGGCATAAGTGCTACAATTGGAATAGGAGCAACAGTTGCTTACCCAGTGTTACATTCTCATATTTCAACTCTCCGAACAGGACTCTGGTCTATATGGTCTCAG TGGGCCTGCCTCTTAGTATGCGTTGCTTCAATATTGGTCAAAAATAACATTCTATCCGCATACATGCTGATGGGTGGAGTGGCAGCATCTCGGCTTGGATTATGGATGTTTGATTTATCTGTCATCCAGCAAATGCAGGATGATGTTCCTGAATCTGATCGCTGCATTGTCGGTGGTGTCCAGAACTCACTGCAGTCTTATTTGGATTTATTGGGTTATGTGATGGGAATAATCATCTCAAATCCACAG GATTTCTGGAAATTGATTTTGATATCCTTTCTGGCATCGACATTAGCGGCATTACTCTACACTTTGCATATGTATCGTGTTCGTAAGCACCTCATTCACTTTGAGAAGTTGGTAATGGTGTTTAAATGGTCTCTAAGATCATCTGAAATTGCAACTGCGAATTGA
- the LOC119992217 gene encoding solute carrier family 40 member 2-like isoform X3 produces the protein MGCQVLRLWLVTQNLSFIIAGVAVTVLLICSTLRSTNFGAFILLIIVTNISGAVGVLSTLAGTILVEREWVVVISEGHSPELLTKMNYIIRRIDLTCKLLAPIVTSFIISFVSLKASAIALALWNIISVWVEYWLFLSVLGGIPALGESSQKRLLRLSPTNVEDSSSTSDMRKSLLPHDEGSLAVVEKRGGWKIIERFSKVPFVGAWIVYLQQDVVLPGVSLALLYFTVLSFGILMIAALEWNGIPAYVIGIARGISATIGIGATVAYPVLHSHISTLRTGLWSIWSQWACLLVCVASILVKNNILSAYMLMGGVAASRLGLWMFDLSVIQQMQDDVPESDRCIVGGVQNSLQSYLDLLGYVMGIIISNPQDFWKLILISFLASTLAALLYTLHMYRVRKHLIHFEKLVMVFKWSLRSSEIATAN, from the exons ATGGGGTGCCAg GTTCTCAGACTTTGGTTGGTGACCCAGAATCTCTCCTTTATAATTGCTGGAGTCGCAGTCACTGTGTTACTAATCTGCTCAACTCTGAGGTCGACAAATTTTGGAGCATTCATCCTACTTATCATAGTAACCAACATTTCAGGAGCGGTTGGTGTGCTTTCTACTCTAGCTGGAACCATCTTAGTAGAAAGAGAATG GGTGGTAGTGATATCAGAAGGCCATTCTCCTGAATTACTGACAAAGATGAATTATATTATCAGACGAATTGATTTAACTTGCAAGCTCCTCGCTCCAATCGTTACTAGCTTCATTATCAGCTTTGTATCACTTAAAGCCTCTGCCATAGCTCTGGCACTATGGAATATAATATCAGTGTGGGTGGAGTATTGGCTCTTCCTATCTGTACTTGGCGGGATTCCAGCTTTAGGAGAAAGCAGCCAGAAGAGGCTCTTGAGACTCTCTCCAACCAATGTAGAAGACAGTTCATCCACGTCTGACATGAGGAAGAGCTTACTTCCTCATGATGAAGGAAGTTTGGCAGTGGTAGAAAAAAGAGGGGGATGGAAAATCATAGAAAGGTTTTCGAAAGTCCCCTTTGTGGGTGCGTGGATTGTGTATCTACAACAAGATGTTGTGCTTCCTGGTGTTTCTCTGGCTTTATTATATTTCACAGTCCTCAG CTTTGGAATTTTGATGATAGCTGCCTTAGAGTGGAATGGAATACCTGCATATGTCATTGGAATAGCACGCGGCATAAGTGCTACAATTGGAATAGGAGCAACAGTTGCTTACCCAGTGTTACATTCTCATATTTCAACTCTCCGAACAGGACTCTGGTCTATATGGTCTCAG TGGGCCTGCCTCTTAGTATGCGTTGCTTCAATATTGGTCAAAAATAACATTCTATCCGCATACATGCTGATGGGTGGAGTGGCAGCATCTCGGCTTGGATTATGGATGTTTGATTTATCTGTCATCCAGCAAATGCAGGATGATGTTCCTGAATCTGATCGCTGCATTGTCGGTGGTGTCCAGAACTCACTGCAGTCTTATTTGGATTTATTGGGTTATGTGATGGGAATAATCATCTCAAATCCACAG GATTTCTGGAAATTGATTTTGATATCCTTTCTGGCATCGACATTAGCGGCATTACTCTACACTTTGCATATGTATCGTGTTCGTAAGCACCTCATTCACTTTGAGAAGTTGGTAATGGTGTTTAAATGGTCTCTAAGATCATCTGAAATTGCAACTGCGAATTGA
- the LOC119992217 gene encoding solute carrier family 40 member 2-like isoform X2 → MISVWPDSLLLAAIYGVIESASTALFGSIIGELLDRLSYVKVLRLWLVTQNLSFIIAGVAVTVLLICSTLRSTNFGAFILLIIVTNISGAVGVLSTLAGTILVEREWVVVISEGHSPELLTKMNYIIRRIDLTCKLLAPIVTSFIISFVSLKASAIALALWNIISVWVEYWLFLSVLGGIPALGESSQKRLLRLSPTNVEDSSSTSDMRKSLLPHDEGSLAVVEKRGGWKIIERFSKVPFVGAWIVYLQQDVVLPGVSLALLYFTVLSFGILMIAALEWNGIPAYVIGIARGISATIGIGATVAYPVLHSHISTLRTGLWSIWSQWACLLVCVASILVKNNILSAYMLMGGVAASRLGLWMFDLSVIQQMQDDVPESDRCIVGGVQNSLQSYLDLLGYVMGIIISNPQDFWKLILISFLASTLAALLYTLHMYRVRKHLIHFEKLVMVFKWSLRSSEIATAN, encoded by the exons ATGATAAGTGTTTGGCCAGATTCTTTACTCCTTGCTGCAATTTATGGCGTCATCGAATCTGCCTCTACTGCTTTGTTTGGTTCTATCATCGGAGAATTGTTGGATAGGTTATCATATGTAAAG GTTCTCAGACTTTGGTTGGTGACCCAGAATCTCTCCTTTATAATTGCTGGAGTCGCAGTCACTGTGTTACTAATCTGCTCAACTCTGAGGTCGACAAATTTTGGAGCATTCATCCTACTTATCATAGTAACCAACATTTCAGGAGCGGTTGGTGTGCTTTCTACTCTAGCTGGAACCATCTTAGTAGAAAGAGAATG GGTGGTAGTGATATCAGAAGGCCATTCTCCTGAATTACTGACAAAGATGAATTATATTATCAGACGAATTGATTTAACTTGCAAGCTCCTCGCTCCAATCGTTACTAGCTTCATTATCAGCTTTGTATCACTTAAAGCCTCTGCCATAGCTCTGGCACTATGGAATATAATATCAGTGTGGGTGGAGTATTGGCTCTTCCTATCTGTACTTGGCGGGATTCCAGCTTTAGGAGAAAGCAGCCAGAAGAGGCTCTTGAGACTCTCTCCAACCAATGTAGAAGACAGTTCATCCACGTCTGACATGAGGAAGAGCTTACTTCCTCATGATGAAGGAAGTTTGGCAGTGGTAGAAAAAAGAGGGGGATGGAAAATCATAGAAAGGTTTTCGAAAGTCCCCTTTGTGGGTGCGTGGATTGTGTATCTACAACAAGATGTTGTGCTTCCTGGTGTTTCTCTGGCTTTATTATATTTCACAGTCCTCAG CTTTGGAATTTTGATGATAGCTGCCTTAGAGTGGAATGGAATACCTGCATATGTCATTGGAATAGCACGCGGCATAAGTGCTACAATTGGAATAGGAGCAACAGTTGCTTACCCAGTGTTACATTCTCATATTTCAACTCTCCGAACAGGACTCTGGTCTATATGGTCTCAG TGGGCCTGCCTCTTAGTATGCGTTGCTTCAATATTGGTCAAAAATAACATTCTATCCGCATACATGCTGATGGGTGGAGTGGCAGCATCTCGGCTTGGATTATGGATGTTTGATTTATCTGTCATCCAGCAAATGCAGGATGATGTTCCTGAATCTGATCGCTGCATTGTCGGTGGTGTCCAGAACTCACTGCAGTCTTATTTGGATTTATTGGGTTATGTGATGGGAATAATCATCTCAAATCCACAG GATTTCTGGAAATTGATTTTGATATCCTTTCTGGCATCGACATTAGCGGCATTACTCTACACTTTGCATATGTATCGTGTTCGTAAGCACCTCATTCACTTTGAGAAGTTGGTAATGGTGTTTAAATGGTCTCTAAGATCATCTGAAATTGCAACTGCGAATTGA
- the LOC119992211 gene encoding probable WRKY transcription factor 33, translating to MASSSGNLSSSINSQTNFSFSTQFVTSNSSTGTTTHLLANNNCRDMNSINEERATTSWGPYAHVSNNSIGGEIPKFKSTPPPSLPSPTPVSPSSFLAIPPGLSPAELLDSPMLFSDSSFLSSPTTGAFAGQTFNWRTNSGDMAQEKSYNDFSFQPTQARPLTTVSSSNFQSSSNVVSVESVKRQEEFSKPTTQTGFSSDKTGVKTEFAPVQSTPFQTNMQGTSAPQSGYGHSTIREQRRADDGYSWRKYGQKQVKGSENPRSYYKCTHPNCPTKKKVESSLDGQITEIVYKGNHNHPKPQSTRRSNSNLVQPSVSTNSGFSDQSGKTLGNTQVETIRMQDDSSISIGEDNFDHDSPISNSVGNEDESEPNGKRWKGENENDVILACGSRTVREPRIVVQTTSDIDILDDGYRWRKYGQKVVKGNPNPRSYYKCTSSGCPVRKHVERASHDMRAVITTYEGKHNHDVPAARGSGYTMNKPPINTNSSSAPMPIRPSAIANHSNHTSFPNSLNTTKAIPTSSSQSPFTLEMLQSPGSFGFSGFGELTGNYMSQEQQPEGMFFGAKEEPKDDNFFESFLRLNN from the exons atgGCTTCCTCTTCAGGCAACTTAAGTAGTTCTATAAATTCTCAAACAAACTTCTCTTTCTCAACCCAGTTTGTTACTTCTAACTCTTCCACTGGTACAACAACTCATCTTCTGGCCAATAACAACTGTAGAGACATGAACAGTATAAATGAAGAGAGGGCAACAACTAGCTGGGGACCTTATGCCCACGTATCTAATAATAGCATAGGTGGTGAAATTCCAAAATTCAAATCAACTCCACCTCCTTCACTACCATCTCCTACACCAGTTTCTCCATCTTCTTTTTTAGCAATTCCACCTGGTTTAAGCCCTGCTGAGCTCCTGGACTCCCCCATGCTTTTCTCTGACTCTAGT TTTCTGTCATCTCCAACTACGGGTGCATTTGCTGGTCAAACTTTCAACTGGAGGACTAATTCTGGTGACATGGCCCAAGAGAAAAGCTACAATGATTTCTCATTTCAACCCACCCAGGCAAGACCTCTTACTACAGTATCCTCGTCAAACTTCCAGTCGTCTTCAAATGTTGTTTCTGTG GAATCCGTGAAAAGACAAGAAGAATTCAGCAAACCCACAACCCAGACAGGCTTCTCCTCGGACAAGACAGGTGTGAAAACAGAGTTTGCACCAGTTCAAAGTACCCCATTCCAGACAAATATGCAGGGCACCTCTGCTCCTCAGTCTGGTTATGGACATTCCACTATCCGAGAACAAAGAAGAGCAGATGATGGATATAGTTGGAGGAAATATGGACAAAAGCAAGTGAAAGGAAGTGAGAATCCGCGTAGCTATTACAAGTGCACACACCCAAATtgtccaacaaagaaaaaagtggAGAGTTCTTTAGATGGGCAGATCACTGAAATAGTCTATAAAGGAAATCACAACCATCCTAAGCCTCAGTCTACCAGAAGATCAAACTCTAACTTGGTTCAACCATCTGTGAGTACCAATTCAGGATTCTCTGATCAATCAGGGAAAACACTAGGCAATACACAAGTGGAGACTATCAGGATGCAGGATGATTCTTCGATATCTATCGGAGAGGATAACTTCGACCATGATTCACCAATTAGCAACTCAGTAGGAAATGAAGATGAAAGTGAACCCAATGGCAAAAGATG GAAGGgagagaatgaaaatgatgtCATCTTAGCTTGTGGGAGCAGAACTGTTAGAGAGCCTAGAATTGTAGTTCAAACGACGAGTGATATTGACATACTCGATGATGGGTATAGATGGAGAAAATATGGACAAAAGGTTGTAAAAGGAAACCCAAATCCAAG GAGCTACTACAAATGCACATCGAGTGGTTGTCCGGTGAGGAAGCATGTAGAGCGCGCCTCACATGACATGAGGGCTGTGATCACCACATATGAAGGCAAGCACAACCATGATGTTCCCGCAGCGCGTGGCAGTGGATACACCATGAATAAGCCACCAATAAATACCAACAGCAGCAGTGCCCCCATGCCTATAAGACCCTCTGCCATCGCCAATCATTCTAACCACACAAGTTTTCCCAATTCTCTCAACACCACAAAGGCAATACCAACTTCATCAAGTCAGTCACCATTTACACTAGAAATGCTGCAAAGTCCAGGAAGTTTTGGATTCTCAGGATTTGGAGAGCTTACTGGAAATTATATGAGTCAAGAGCAACAACCGGAGGGTATGTTTTTTGGAG